GTACGACGAGTTAATGAAACATTCGTGACTTAACGCCTTTGATTTAATGGGTTGGTACAGCTTCATTGCCCCGAAGCTTCCTGAAGGAAGGACTGAAATACAGGGGCTAAAGGTGGAATTTTTGGAGCTGCacaaattgaagatttttaccCTTCTTTCTTCCTCTACCCCTCTCTCCAAATTAagaaaggaaattttcatttgattcaaaaaacatttcattaagAAAGTTTGTCCATTTGGTTAGATTTCTTCGGATTATTATAGATCCAGGAGTGATGAAGTGATGTGTCGTGGGGTGGAGGGGGACTGAAATTTTCCCATCTGTTTACCCTATAGACCTCCATCCCTcctccagtatttttcatgccAATTAGTCAGATGTGATTCAAAGAGATTTTAGAAAGGGGAGTTGGGTTGGAGACAAAAATAATGAAggattttaaatgttcaaaaacgattagactataatccatacacgaaaaagtgctctagaagtcaattttgtatttttttttcggggactaaaaaaatgcgctgccaaaatgaaggtactacctgtcccattcagaaaagtgcaattttgaaattttttccccgcacaacgagggggtggaccctcaaaaaggtgattttggggacatggtcgggaccaaaaaaactcgaaatattcGAGGGAAAAGATACTTacaagaaaatatgaaaattggaacaaaaatgaaagataaaaaaaattagatgaaatgagaaaaaacagaaaaaatagaaaaacgagAAAAGATATAAACAATCAAAAATGGAACAATAATGAATGAtagatacaaaaaatacaaacaaaaaatacgtgatgaaatgaaaaaaaaaataaaataaaataagaacgagaaaaaaatgcaaacgttcaaataagaaaattggaacaaaaatgaaagacgaaaaaaaatataagtgaaaagaaatcagatcaaatgagaaaaaaaatacaaacaagaaaaatggaacaacaatgaaagATACAATAAATGTAGgttagtaaatgaaaaaaaatgtgatgaaatgagtgaaaacagaaaaatgagaaaaacaagaaaaaaacaaatacaaaaaaaaatggaacaaaaatgaaagatatctacaaaaaatacaaacaaaaaaagaaaattggaacaaaaatgaaagatgaaaaaattataaatgataAGAAATCggatgaaatgagaaaaaaatgaaaaataaagaaatacaaacaagaaaaatggaacaacaatgaaaggtacaaaaaaagtaaatgaaaaaaatgagatgaatagagtaaaaacagaaagaaaaatagatatgaaaatcgagaaaaaaatactctgaTTACATgtgttttcaaatccatgttccaACATAGTCCTtaaaggggaggggagagggtggagattgaatgaaaaattttgaagcaaaaatattcccaagcaacgaatatgaaaatgtttctgattgcgtacacataaagcCTCAGTATCGACCTgtaatgtgcaaagtttgtttaatatcatcgttatattcagtttagggagcaaaactccaccgcggggggtcagaattaaaaaacattgcgatttttcagttcagcgcgaaattttataccattttgatgggtcgcatcgatattatcgaatacacaatgcattatttaattctgGGGGTcggggagtggtaacaagcctattagtgctcataaaatcgcgttgtgatcgtattttttcgccgttttggcgcagttgggcttcaaatagccctGGCTAAAAAACGTCCAAGAATCGTTCGGTCCCCAGCCATATCCTGGACAtaagagccattttaccatcaaaaatggccaaaaatgcataaaaatcgcattcaaagtgccatagaatgcagttgtgcagggtttcacggaaaaaattacatatttggcatcgggagaagtcccccaacacaaccccgtcgagtttttttggtcccgaccatgtccccaaaatcacctttttgagggtccaccccctcgttgtgcggggaaaaaatttcaaaattgcacttttctgaatggggctggtagtaccttcattttggcagcgcatttttttggtccccgaaaaaaaaatacaaaattgacttctagagcactttctCATGTAGATATGGATTATAGTCTAGATGCTTTCATActcgacaaaaaatttaaatcgtttTATTGCTAGATTGatactgaaatccaaaatccaaaattcgcactttttcgtgttttttttttttagccttttggcgtttgaaaatcaaattcaaaaagagaacagaacattagtgagggcgaaagcttcagaaaatttacgaTTTGTGAGGTacaagaaaatcattttcaatataagaagtctcaatgccaaaattttgtgctttttggtatttttgaatgaactTTCGCACctttttcgatcattttgcACTTTTTCGCATCGATTCCACCATTGATTTGGTTACTTATGTTTCTTAATTtctgaagtcaatttttcattcttggaaattttttgaaaaattgaaaagtagaatTGAAATCTGCCcgagcaaaagcttttgaaaaaattgattattcaaaaagtaaaatatcttgtgcaaaaaattgattttcatagcttcaacatttaaaaagttcaacaaTAGTTATCAGGAagttataatattttcaaatataggAATAAAGGCCCGAGCAaaacgagggcaaaaactttcgaaaatgaatcatttttcaaagctaaaaactacattatttttgatgtgaaaagtcaattttccaACCCTACTGCTTTGGTAAGAGAAATGAAAAGGAAAACTATCTGGCCCGAGCAAAGTGAGAgcgaaagctttgaaaaattggtaatttgtAATTGTAacgtaaaacaacatcatttcttgaatttttgatgatgtaTGAAGTTAGTTTTCATGGCCatagcattttcaatttttaggaaattataatacctattattaaaaatatgaatgagGCCCGAGGGAAACgaggcaaaagcttttgaaaattcacaattcttcattttttttcaggaaataatttttatagtattttcaaaaacaaccaatctTGGCAAAgattagaaattattgtttctgaattttcgacaaaaaatatgacattttttgatatttcagcagaagttagggctttctggcagttttgaatGAAATGTAAGTGGAGaccccccccctttttttttggaaaatttcaagtgaaacatcattttttttatgtaagaaaTCCATTTTTCTATTCTCTAATTTTGGTCGGAGAAAGGAAAACGAAATTGATGTGGTCcgagcgaaaacttttgaaaatttataattcaagaagtaaaaacttATGGTTTTGTGgcgattctttgattttccctgctTACACAATTTCTTCCCAACTTTCCGAATTCCGAACAATTTCCGACTCACTCACTTTCCACCAAAAATGTCCaactgtttgccaaaaattttctgtcaggggggggaggggtgttgGGTGTTTGGCACGTCTCTGATTATAGAATTCTTGAAGATTATTCTCCAGAAAATGAGAATATCATGTTTGCTTGAGagagaatttctgaaaaaaatagttcaaaaagctgaaatttttgaatgctctaTCAAGGGAACTATTTGATTGTGGAATCTCTGACTATGGAACGAAACTCGAAGGTTGGATAGGTTGAAAAGGACatcaaaaaaatcctaattttcaatttttagcttctgaagttgatttctcaagttttgatgtacctattttaggAGTTTTTGTTTTCCAGGCAATGCTGCTTTAATGCAGGAtcggtaaataaaaaattatataattatgTGCATTTCAATAGCTAAAATTTTGACCGACAGGTATGTGTTTGATACAAATCCGGAATTcccttcaaaaaacaaattttttatctgctttacaataaattataaaaaatctgTTGTTTGCCAAAACTGCAATAATCCGttgttccactttttttttttttaaattcccgattaacaaaatatttttttttcttttagaattagaatttttttaattttaaatttctttaaaaacatataaaaactTTCATCTCGACTGGAATTCTAATTAGaaaacgtctttttttttttatgttctgatcgtgcaaaaaaaacaggtaaaaaGTCAAGGTTTCATCCTAGAAGAAGAATAAATTTTCCCATTTGTTTTATCCATCTACGACTATGACATTGCATTGGGTAGATCATGTGGAAGAGATAAAAATTATATCTGGGTACActatacacaaaaaaaacaacacaaaaagcGAAATATTTCTCCTAAAACCCTAAAAACTCAACCgaacacaatatttttgaacataaaatATCTAAGTTGGGTCTACATTCAAACCAAACTCAAAATCAATTCTATTTGCATCTCTGCTTTGTTCATCTTTCCATAAACTATAATAACAAAATGTACGTATTGCCAAGAAAGTagataaattgttttttttaaaatcatttttaatcaataaattttcaaaacatgagacttttttggaactacacagaaattttttgagctgcACGTTGTAGTGGTCTCTGATCGCGTAAAATGAACAAACCGATAAACGAGAAATGAGTTCTATTTACAACTATAATCATTGttagaataattattattcaacgTGAATACATATAAAATGGAAGACACATATGGAATTGTAGACTGATGTATAATTAATAAAGCTTCGTATTGACAAATTACAATGACTAGTTGGGACGAAGTGGCTACATTCTGTCCACGGTTTTAATCCAAAGCTGCAATTATTGGTAACTTGAAATTCTCATCCGGAGGATCTgtaagacagaaaaaaaaatgaaattaattcacTGATTAGAATAAATTTATATTCCAAGTTTTTAgagttcaataaaaaaaaatctaacgaATGAAATTGGGAGATTTTTTCACTCCAAAATCAGTGAACAGATTCTGTTTTTGTAGTAAAAAATTTGCGCtctttacaaaatttattcaagacgaaatttttaaatgtattttcaaacaaaattggaatgaataaaattcatgattcttaaagaaggaaaaaatcattttgttgatgggaagtttcaaaaaaaaaaaaaaaaaaaaaaaaaaaagtggaaaaaaccgAACTATTGAACtattgcaattttggcaaaaaaaagagcaggatttgttggaaattttggcaaaataactGGACCTTTGacaggaaaacttttttcaaatattttaatggaAGGGAGAGGGCGAGTTATCCATCTCaacattaatttaaatttagacTTGGAGAAAACTAAATTTCGATGAATGAAAAACAGgacatttttgagcaaaaagtctctagcctttttttttttttttttttcttttagaaattttggaaataaagcaGGATAAAATACCCTGGAACATAATAAATATGATTCATCTCTTCTCAAGTTCTTATGAAAAGAAATGATTTAATTATTGCTCTAtaggtgttcatttttttttcgaatttgaatttaattttgcgtcaagtttttgaatttttaaatttacagagTGAGTAATATTGAAAGATGGGTAAAAACTTCAGTCATCTTTgttctaattaaaattttctcaaatgcaATTCACCTTCCCCTTCATTATTTCATTTGTGTTTAGAAcagaaatgtaaattttctccCCTGAAGCAAGGCGAAGGTTGAAAATAACTGCGAGAGCATTTTCAATTAAACAAAAATATCcaagtacatacaaatataaaaaatttctcattttggcattttcatgaaataaaattaggAATACGAAATACAACATTCAACGAATAGATGATAAATTTGTAGtcatttattacatttttcgtTCGTATTGTCATGAGTATTTTAGCTTCTTGCCAGTAATTGGGATCAATTTGTTTTGAACGtagatgaaacttgaaaaatgaccatttttaaattttattattacgcATTTGAAACCAATACGATAGAAAACAGCATTACTCatgtaaaaattacacttcattattgctgtttatacaaaacgatTACACTAGAATTTTGAAGTCCATAAaaagtttattgaaaaaaaaaatactcgagaaaAGAAAACGCAATTTACTTCGCTTCAATATTCAATGTTTCTTACTTTTGAAGGAATAAAATGCCTATTTctgtaatttaattttcgattctTCAAGGAGCTAAGTGTTCGTATACCCAACCAGCTTCAGCGGAATGTACCATTACTTCATCGGGCTTTTCATCCGGTAATGGTTTTCGAAAAACGATTCTGTCGTGTAATCGATTGCTTTGCCCTTGCCAAAACTCGATTTTCTTCGGTGTGATTAAATATCCACCCCTAAAACAGAGAAAAGTTCACGTGAATATTCAAAGAactaattattgaaaatatctatttttgatgtttttttctacggtttaaaatatttttgatacgTTGAGTTGAAGAGAAGGAGTGTAcgaaaagcattgaaaaaatttattttgaaaaaaattctatttattatttcttaattgttttattttctcagAAGCAAAGGGCATATTTTCTACGAATCGTAAGTTATCACATCGAAATTTTCCTCTTCTAAAGTATCAATTTCCGAATGAGTCGTAGAAATATTCTGCAAAATTAACTCATTATTAAATTAATACCTCTAATACCTAATCAAGTTCATCAATcaattaatcttttttttctttttttaagttCCCATGATGGGAAAAGTAATTTGTAAtcgtgtgtttttgttttttgtattgatgatttttttaaaaaaaatagaactttagattttgaaaaaatatgacaaattctTTACGAAACTCATGAAAAcggaattgagaaaaatgaaatcgcGAATTTTACGTACGAACGAGCGATAAAATATAGTTCCCAAGTCACACAGtctaatgtttttttcaagttttcatttttgttcgtTCTTATTTCTGAACAAACTATTCGtcatattaaattttaattaccaaTTACTCGGTCTCGGAATCtctttattttcatattttttcgtaAGTTCTTCGTTAATATCTTCTAAAACTTGTCGATTAGCCACAACGCTGCTTTGTTTACTGACACAAGCTCCAATTTGGCTATCACGAGGTCGACTGTGAAAATAATCGTCAGATTCTGCCGGTGGAATTTTACTGACACTTCCTTCGATTCGAACCTAAAATTAGGAAAATAAAATGAGCTGAAATaaagtatttcaaatttgagagtCAATACCATATTGAGAATGAACATTTCAAAGCTTACTGATTTCTTCAACGATTCCCAATAAAATACTACAGCTACGTTCGGGTTTTCAGTCTGTAATGTTGAACAttgataatattattcgttcgtgaaaatTAGATATTTAGTCGAGTATATTCTTATTATAAATATTTAGACGATGTTAATAATCTCTATTgttatttcatttcagaaatacGTACCATTTCTTTGCCTTTTCTGCTGTCAGAGTTGGTGAAAAAAACGAATCCGTCTGTACCGAAGGATTTCAACAGAACGAAACGAGCTGATGGAAATCCATCTCTGGAAAAAAGGTATCTCTTATCATCTACAACGAATAATAAAATGAgcacaattttatcaatctATCGTAATATCGTATGTATATTTTCTAGACTgtgagaaaataataattattcgtCAAGATGACAGTGTTTGATCGTACGAATTCTAAATCTATGTCTTCGAATCCGTGACCGGTGAATTATTCTGGGATTATGAAGATTACCATTGTAAGTATGAAGTGTACTACACGTTGATACGATTCTGTTGTaattaattattacttattacgTTAAATAGATGAATTTATTACTTCGTAGCTGTAGCCAAACACATTGCATTCGGTTCGGAAATTTCTTTACATTGTTTCGCCAACTCGAACCATGTTTTAAACCATTTAATTGGATCTTTTTCTATCTGTTCTTCTTTGATTACTTGCGGTTTGGAAAGGTACGGACATCTCATGGctaatattgaaaataaacgaGATATTGAAAAGGATTATAGAgtaaaaagattttaaaaatattcggaTTTATGTTACTTACACGATATATCGTATTTTGTTTCAGAACCATCGCCTTTGGATTCGTATAACAATGCCATGTTGATAGAGAACCTCCTGCAATCAGTTTATAATTAATTAACGTGCATCGTTTTAAATCCTGATTTATATTCGGTGGTAAGTGTAAGAAATATCTAACAAGAAGTATGTACACTTCATAAGTCTATTATCAAGTCTTCACGACGTAGTGATAAGAAAATATCAACATCGTGAATGGAGCAGAGAGACTAAAAAAACACTTCGGTACGTCTTAATTTTGCGGAGGAGAAATATTCGTTTcgttgatacctacctacgttgaaaTTCCTTTCTTCGAATAAAATTGATAGCTTCACATTGCCCTCCTCgtgtttaatttattttttaattaaatcgaCGTTCGAGAAATTAAGTAATCTGATGTTGAAATGATATTTCATTATGAAAGGTCCAATGTccaatcaaaatataaaaaataggtacattgaaTACTGATTACAGCATCCATCAGTGATCAGATCCTTGACTCAAGCCACTCAAAAGTTCATTtcggtttatttttttgcactGTATAGTGATTTTATTGTTGAtattgtgatttgaaaaattcatcgagatGTTCAGTCATTCGAACCGtagatttttcgtttttttaacgATGGTTATGGCAGttactcgaaatttttactCGGTGAATACTGCTCAAACTGAACCTCCGATTGAAATCGTTGACGCTGAAGAAGTCCAAGAAATCACCGATGCTCCTACTCCTGCTGCTGAAACTTCAGCCAGGGTCACCGTTGGTGCTGCCTCGACCGATGCCCCTGTCCCCATTGAGAGTTATTATTGCCAAAATTCGATCGATATTACTACTGTGgcattatttgagaaaaatgtgcTCAATAGTACGAAACCTATCATCGTTCAGTTCTGGGGAGAGTTAGTATTCTTCCAATAATTGCTCAGTATGTGGTATAGAGTGATAGAATCGCGGAGTTTAATTAATTAATGCTCCTGTTTGTACCTAATTGTAGATCTAGCGATCCTTGTAAAATCATGACCGCTCGAATTGGAAAAGCGATCGACGATAAAGGAGGTAAAATTAAACTAGCCAGAGTCAATATAGATGATCATAAGAAAATCGCATCGATAGCTGGAGTAAGGAATTCATTTCACTTATGACTTATGACAtgacaataattattttttttcatttttctgatttgttcGATTTATTCTTAATGATGGGTTATTGCTTTTTCTAATTCGATAGGTTAAAACTGTCCCTATCATAGTTGCTTACCGAGGAGGCGAAGTCATCGAAACATTGCATGGAATAAAAGACGaaagtgatttgaaaatatttgttggaaaatttatcgtGGATTGATCGAGCAAAGTTTTAGGTTTGTTGGAAAATGTTCTCCCGGTGGAAGGATGGTGTTGgtttattattcgaatttcgaagaCTATCGCCTTATTTAAGaagaagaatttttgtaaattttatttattaaggGTTCAATTCTTTTgttaatgtaggtacattttttcacaatatttctaaatccatttccattttaaattcctcgtcctttttcattttttatgcctatatGTTTTTGTTCCATTCttgattgagaatttttatttgcttgtgttttttaatttttttttccataaacgAAAATGTTTCTCTCCGCAAGAACTAGACGTACGTTTTCGGTGTTATTTAGTCAATCGATTCAAGCTGAGTTGAGCTGAGCGCATGCGCCAGGATATTGCGAATAATAACTGATAAGCGTTTAATTTAATAaatcttttcagttttcaattctaatgaaaattaattttaatttttaatttaataaatttttaacatgCGCATGAAACTCATAAAATGAAGAAGATATGCTGTAGATAGTTGTACTCGTATCTCGTACGAGTACTTTCAAATATTTACACAAGTTTACGAAGCTAAAAGAGAACTAAGCGGTGTGATGATAACTATCGcattaaaaaacaaagaaagCTAATTGATGATTTAATGTAATTACCTCTTCTTGGGATATCTCATAAATGAACTACCAACACCAACATAATGCTCAAGTCTTacattttttaagtaaaaaattgattttaatgttGGAATAAACTTCACCGACGAACCAACGATCATGTTTTATTATCACGTTGGTGTTGACTGTTGATTCTTCGGCGTTGTCGTAAATACTCCCTCCTTCGGCCTTCCCCTTTATTACCTATTAACACGGAAGTTGGTTGCGTTTGGATCATTACGTATATTTGAAACTTAATCATAGGACTACTGacaactgacaagggaacctccaGGGG
The sequence above is a segment of the Planococcus citri chromosome 3, ihPlaCitr1.1, whole genome shotgun sequence genome. Coding sequences within it:
- the LOC135839747 gene encoding pyridoxine/pyridoxamine 5'-phosphate oxidase-like — its product is MIVGSSVKFIPTLKSIFYLKNVRLEHYVGVGSSFMRYPKKRRFSINMALLYESKGDGSETKYDISSMRCPYLSKPQVIKEEQIEKDPIKWFKTWFELAKQCKEISEPNAMCLATATKDGFPSARFVLLKSFGTDGFVFFTNSDSRKGKEMTENPNVAVVFYWESLKKSVRIEGSVSKIPPAESDDYFHSRPRDSQIGACVSKQSSVVANRQVLEDINEELTKKYENKEIPRPSNWGGYLITPKKIEFWQGQSNRLHDRIVFRKPLPDEKPDEVMVHSAEAGWVYEHLAP
- the LOC135839748 gene encoding thioredoxin-like — protein: MFSHSNRRFFVFLTMVMAVTRNFYSVNTAQTEPPIEIVDAEEVQEITDAPTPAAETSARVTVGAASTDAPVPIESYYCQNSIDITTVALFEKNVLNSTKPIIVQFWGESSDPCKIMTARIGKAIDDKGGKIKLARVNIDDHKKIASIAGVKTVPIIVAYRGGEVIETLHGIKDESDLKIFVGKFIVD